In one window of Photorhabdus laumondii subsp. laumondii DNA:
- the malT gene encoding HTH-type transcriptional regulator MalT: MLIPSKLSRPVRLNNTVLRERLLIRLNESSNYRLVLITSPAGYGKTTLVSQWAAGQDNLGWYSLDESDNQPERFASYLIAALQQATQGHCVKSEVLAQKHQYANLPALFAQLFIELSEWRRPIFLVIDDYHLIVNNMIHEAMRFFLRHQPENLTLTILSRNLPSLGVANLRVREQLLEIDSQQLAFDYQETQQFFDKRLTTSLDADDCKRLCNEVAGWATALQLIALSARQSCDAAELSAKRLSGINAGHLSDYLVDEVLNQVGSSTREFLLRSSILRSMNDGLIVRLTGEENGQQRLEETERQGLFIQRMDDSGEWFRFHPLFASFLRQRCQWEMALQLPELHRAAAEGWLAQGYPGEAIHHALAAGDTAMLRDILLQHAWSLFNHSELSLLEECMNALPYEQLLESPRLVLLQAWLAQSQHRYSEVNTLLNQAEQALQQKQIAIEPDLLAEFDALRAQVAMNSGKPEMADKLAKQALAALLPQNEYSRIVATSVEGEVLHCRGELADALARMQQTEQLARRFHVHHYALWALLQQSEILLAQGYLQTAYETQNKAFELIREQHLEQLPMHEFLLRIRSQLLWCWSRLDEAEEAARRGLEVLSNFQPQQQLQCLTQLAKCSLTRGDIDNARRYLARCENLLSNGQYHRDWRTNTDKLRVIIWQSMDDKSAAIRWLAQTERPESVSNHFNQGQWRNIARAQILLGLYDEAESILDTLNQHARELQLISDLNRNLLLCNLLYWHIGRKSEAQSALIEALSLANRTGFISHFVIEGELMAQQLRQLIQLNTLSELELHRAQRILRDINRQHRHKFAHFDESFVTQLLTHPDVPELIRNSPLTQREWQVLGLIYSGYSNDQIAAELDVATTTIKTHIRNLYQKLGIANRQEAIQQAQQLMQMMGLGV; the protein is encoded by the coding sequence ATGCTTATCCCATCAAAACTGAGTCGTCCCGTTCGTCTGAATAATACAGTCTTGCGTGAGCGTCTGTTAATCAGACTGAATGAGTCGTCTAATTATCGTCTTGTGCTAATAACTAGCCCCGCGGGTTATGGCAAAACCACATTGGTCTCTCAGTGGGCTGCCGGGCAGGATAATCTGGGATGGTATTCTTTAGATGAGAGCGATAATCAGCCGGAACGTTTTGCCAGTTATCTTATCGCGGCATTGCAGCAAGCTACGCAGGGACATTGTGTTAAAAGTGAAGTGTTGGCTCAAAAACATCAATATGCCAATTTACCCGCGCTTTTCGCTCAATTATTTATTGAACTTAGTGAGTGGCGGCGGCCCATTTTTCTGGTGATTGATGATTACCATCTGATTGTGAATAACATGATTCATGAGGCTATGCGGTTTTTCCTGCGTCACCAGCCTGAGAATCTGACGTTAACCATCTTATCGCGTAATTTGCCTTCTCTTGGGGTGGCTAATCTGCGTGTGCGTGAGCAACTGCTGGAAATTGACAGTCAGCAACTGGCGTTTGATTATCAAGAAACGCAGCAATTTTTTGATAAGCGGTTAACCACATCCCTTGATGCCGACGATTGTAAGCGCCTATGTAATGAAGTCGCGGGTTGGGCAACGGCGCTCCAGCTTATTGCGCTGTCAGCACGGCAGTCGTGTGATGCTGCTGAACTGTCGGCTAAACGTTTGTCGGGCATTAACGCCGGCCATCTTTCCGATTATTTGGTGGATGAGGTACTCAATCAGGTGGGTAGTTCAACGCGTGAATTTTTGTTACGCAGCTCTATCTTACGTTCCATGAATGACGGCTTGATTGTTCGTCTAACCGGTGAAGAGAATGGTCAGCAGCGTCTTGAAGAGACTGAACGTCAGGGGCTGTTTATCCAGCGTATGGATGACTCTGGCGAATGGTTTCGCTTTCATCCGCTTTTTGCTTCATTTCTACGTCAACGTTGTCAATGGGAAATGGCGTTGCAATTGCCGGAGTTGCATCGGGCGGCCGCAGAAGGTTGGTTGGCGCAGGGGTATCCGGGTGAGGCGATTCATCATGCCTTGGCTGCGGGGGATACGGCTATGCTGCGCGATATTTTGTTGCAACATGCTTGGTCGCTGTTTAACCACAGTGAGTTATCTCTGTTGGAAGAGTGTATGAATGCGTTGCCTTATGAGCAGCTCTTGGAGAGTCCGCGTCTGGTGCTGCTCCAGGCTTGGCTGGCCCAAAGCCAACATCGTTATTCAGAAGTCAATACCCTGTTAAACCAGGCGGAACAGGCACTGCAACAGAAACAAATTGCTATAGAGCCGGATCTGCTCGCTGAATTCGATGCGCTACGGGCTCAGGTGGCGATGAACAGTGGTAAGCCGGAGATGGCTGATAAGTTGGCGAAACAAGCTTTGGCGGCACTGCTTCCTCAGAATGAATACAGTCGTATTGTTGCAACTTCCGTGGAAGGTGAAGTATTACATTGTAGAGGTGAGTTGGCTGATGCATTAGCGCGGATGCAACAAACCGAGCAGCTTGCGCGTCGTTTTCATGTTCATCACTATGCGTTGTGGGCGCTGTTGCAGCAAAGTGAGATCTTATTAGCTCAGGGATATTTGCAGACGGCTTATGAAACGCAGAATAAGGCATTTGAATTGATCCGTGAACAGCATTTGGAGCAGTTGCCAATGCATGAATTTTTGTTGCGTATCCGTTCACAGCTTTTGTGGTGCTGGTCTCGTCTTGATGAAGCCGAAGAGGCGGCACGTCGTGGGCTGGAAGTGTTGTCTAACTTCCAACCTCAACAGCAGTTGCAATGTTTAACCCAGTTGGCTAAATGCTCTTTGACCAGAGGGGATATTGATAATGCCCGCCGTTATCTGGCGCGTTGTGAAAACCTGCTGAGTAATGGGCAGTATCATAGAGATTGGCGTACGAATACTGACAAGCTGCGAGTCATCATCTGGCAGAGTATGGACGACAAAAGCGCCGCTATTCGGTGGTTGGCACAGACTGAGCGGCCAGAAAGCGTCAGTAATCATTTTAATCAGGGCCAGTGGCGCAATATTGCTCGTGCTCAGATTCTGCTTGGTTTGTATGATGAAGCTGAGTCCATTTTGGATACACTGAATCAACATGCGAGAGAATTGCAATTAATCAGCGATCTGAATCGTAATTTATTGTTGTGTAACTTGCTTTACTGGCATATCGGACGCAAAAGCGAAGCGCAGAGTGCACTCATTGAGGCGTTGTCTCTGGCTAACCGTACAGGATTTATTAGCCATTTTGTCATTGAAGGTGAGTTGATGGCCCAACAGCTACGTCAGCTTATTCAGCTCAATACCTTGTCTGAACTGGAGTTGCATCGGGCGCAGCGCATTTTGCGGGATATCAATCGTCAACATCGCCATAAATTCGCTCATTTTGATGAAAGTTTTGTCACACAGTTGCTAACACATCCTGATGTTCCTGAGCTTATTCGCAATAGTCCGCTTACACAGCGTGAATGGCAGGTGTTGGGGTTGATTTACTCAGGCTACAGTAATGATCAGATTGCCGCAGAGTTGGATGTAGCGACGACAACGATTAAGACACATATACGGAATCTGTATCAGAAGCTAGGGATTGCGAATCGCCAAGAGGCGATTCAGCAAGCACAACAATTGATGCAGATGATGGGATTAGGTGTATGA
- a CDS encoding DUF1349 domain-containing protein, whose translation MGLSQYHWLNEPSDWQCGSGWLNVTTDHKTDFWQRTWYGFERHNGHVFGRYVEDDFTFQLCIEGCFEHLYDQAGVMLLVDEKHWLKGGIEYSDGHASIGSVLTRHHSDWSMGVFPGDASKFWLRLTREEGYLRLQYSTDGFRWPLLRLSPFFEDKQPVFVGAMCCSPERHGLQVRFSDFQLTPPIKKPLHDLS comes from the coding sequence ATGGGTTTATCACAATATCATTGGCTTAATGAGCCATCTGATTGGCAATGTGGAAGCGGCTGGCTTAATGTCACTACAGATCATAAAACTGACTTTTGGCAACGAACATGGTATGGCTTTGAACGTCATAATGGTCATGTTTTTGGGCGTTATGTTGAGGATGATTTCACCTTTCAACTCTGTATTGAAGGCTGTTTTGAACATTTATACGATCAGGCAGGAGTCATGCTATTAGTCGATGAGAAACATTGGCTGAAAGGCGGAATTGAATATTCTGATGGTCATGCCTCGATTGGTAGTGTGCTAACACGTCATCATTCTGATTGGTCTATGGGCGTATTTCCTGGTGATGCTAGTAAATTTTGGTTACGTTTGACTCGTGAAGAGGGATATTTAAGACTGCAATATTCCACTGATGGTTTTCGGTGGCCATTGTTGAGGTTATCTCCTTTTTTTGAAGATAAACAACCTGTCTTTGTTGGTGCAATGTGTTGTTCTCCAGAGCGGCACGGATTACAGGTGCGGTTTTCTGATTTCCAATTGACACCACCAATAAAAAAACCATTGCATGATTTAAGTTAG
- a CDS encoding MFS transporter → MSDQNIVSLVKQPIMATRAAFFIAGFSLASWAPLIPLAKERLQLDNGAMGLLMLAFGIGSFIMMPIAGMLAARFGCRQIFTLCALVVLVMLPGLSVLPTPLTLACVLFIFGAGIGAMDVVVNIHAVMVEKMARRPIMSGFHALFSLGGIAGAGSVSALLSLGISPLQAMVMVVLLVILLLLPVWSGLLNEAESDNTPFFAMPHGIVILLGFLCFVAYIMEGSMLDWSGILLTSVHNISSHQAGIGYTLFAIAMTSGRFLGDKIIALYGHRRVFISSALLATSGFILIYSASTAIMLGLSFLMIGAGLSNIAPMLFTASGQQKIMPDSLAVAAVSTMGYSGILLGPAIIGGLAHIVTLHGAFACIALLSISLLAGYKLINSSGR, encoded by the coding sequence TTGTCTGATCAAAATATTGTCTCTTTGGTAAAACAACCCATCATGGCAACGCGTGCCGCTTTTTTTATTGCCGGCTTTAGTCTTGCAAGTTGGGCACCCCTGATTCCTTTAGCTAAAGAACGGCTACAACTTGATAATGGCGCGATGGGGCTCCTGATGTTGGCGTTCGGTATTGGCTCTTTCATCATGATGCCGATAGCCGGCATGTTAGCCGCACGTTTCGGCTGTCGGCAAATCTTCACTTTATGTGCTTTGGTCGTGCTAGTGATGTTGCCAGGGCTAAGTGTATTACCTACACCGCTAACACTGGCTTGCGTTTTATTTATTTTTGGCGCAGGTATTGGTGCAATGGATGTTGTGGTCAATATCCACGCTGTCATGGTTGAGAAAATGGCTCGGCGGCCAATTATGTCTGGCTTTCACGCGTTATTTAGTTTGGGCGGGATCGCTGGTGCCGGTTCGGTGAGTGCATTGTTATCTTTGGGAATATCACCTCTCCAGGCGATGGTAATGGTGGTGTTGCTGGTTATTTTATTGTTACTGCCGGTATGGAGTGGATTATTAAACGAAGCCGAATCGGATAATACGCCATTTTTTGCTATGCCTCATGGGATCGTGATTTTATTAGGCTTTCTCTGTTTTGTTGCCTATATCATGGAAGGATCAATGCTGGACTGGAGTGGGATATTATTAACCAGCGTACATAATATCAGTAGTCATCAGGCGGGTATCGGTTATACCTTGTTTGCTATTGCTATGACATCGGGCCGCTTTCTCGGTGATAAGATTATTGCCCTTTATGGACACCGACGGGTTTTTATCAGCAGTGCTTTATTGGCTACTTCCGGGTTTATCCTTATTTACTCAGCATCGACCGCAATAATGCTAGGGCTCTCTTTCCTGATGATCGGGGCAGGATTATCTAATATCGCACCAATGCTTTTTACCGCTTCCGGTCAACAGAAAATTATGCCTGATTCACTGGCTGTTGCCGCGGTTTCTACTATGGGATATTCAGGGATTTTGCTGGGGCCTGCAATCATCGGCGGATTAGCGCATATTGTGACATTACACGGCGCTTTTGCTTGTATTGCTTTACTCTCTATCTCCTTACTTGCAGGATATAAATTGATTAATTCAAGCGGAAGATAA
- a CDS encoding multidrug effflux MFS transporter: MQNYILLLLSLALFGPLGIDVFLPTVPAIAEDFKVNNEVIQSTISLFLLIMGLGQLISGPLVDKFGRRPVALTGITLYIIGSVIAALSTFPEMFIAARIIQGCAVCCTSVVCISGVRDRLNGDEAAKAYGFINGTLNIVPALAPLLGGILAEMFNWRAPFWFLTCYSVIALLIIANWLPETRPANTKPIRGLPLKQYFQILSNAQFMHFALVNAGIMGIVITYVSFAPTVLMTEGHISPLAFSLIFGGNGLWTMIAFLTANKIIHRLGRPCCLLLGTILMALASLSLFSGMHLPTVASQHWLSYMLPVSFACTGMAFVMGPATSYALEPYSDEAGVASALIGFVQMAVGSALSLIAMALPFSLKQSLVLVMLLGTTLILSAHILSRNLKGRVVSLEP, from the coding sequence ATGCAAAATTATATTCTTCTACTACTTAGCTTGGCACTTTTTGGACCTTTGGGTATCGATGTATTCTTGCCTACGGTTCCTGCCATTGCCGAGGATTTTAAAGTTAATAATGAAGTCATTCAGTCAACGATTTCTTTGTTTTTATTAATTATGGGGCTAGGTCAATTAATCTCTGGACCACTGGTCGATAAATTCGGCCGTCGGCCAGTAGCCCTAACGGGTATCACCTTATATATCATCGGTTCGGTGATCGCAGCGCTTTCTACTTTTCCCGAAATGTTTATTGCCGCGCGAATTATTCAAGGATGTGCTGTCTGCTGTACCAGTGTCGTCTGCATTAGTGGTGTGCGTGATCGCCTAAACGGTGACGAAGCGGCCAAAGCCTATGGATTTATTAACGGTACGCTAAATATTGTTCCTGCTCTTGCTCCGTTACTTGGCGGTATTCTGGCCGAAATGTTCAACTGGCGAGCGCCATTCTGGTTTTTGACTTGCTACTCGGTTATTGCACTACTGATCATTGCCAACTGGCTACCAGAGACGCGCCCTGCTAACACTAAGCCAATTCGCGGGCTACCACTGAAGCAATATTTCCAAATTCTTAGCAATGCCCAGTTTATGCATTTTGCCTTGGTTAATGCCGGCATTATGGGAATAGTGATTACCTATGTCTCATTTGCACCAACCGTGCTAATGACTGAGGGCCATATTTCACCGCTAGCATTTTCATTGATTTTTGGTGGCAACGGACTCTGGACGATGATCGCCTTCCTAACCGCCAATAAAATCATCCATCGACTTGGCCGCCCTTGCTGCCTGCTGTTAGGGACAATTCTAATGGCACTGGCTAGCCTATCTCTGTTCTCTGGCATGCATCTGCCAACTGTCGCCAGCCAGCACTGGCTAAGCTATATGTTGCCGGTTTCTTTCGCCTGTACAGGTATGGCATTTGTTATGGGACCTGCGACCAGTTATGCACTAGAACCTTATTCTGACGAAGCCGGTGTCGCTTCTGCACTGATAGGATTCGTCCAGATGGCTGTCGGCTCCGCTCTCTCGCTCATTGCTATGGCGTTGCCATTTTCGCTCAAACAGTCACTCGTGTTAGTTATGCTACTCGGTACCACGCTAATCCTGTCAGCACACATACTCAGTCGTAACCTGAAAGGGCGGGTAGTTTCGCTAGAACCCTAA
- a CDS encoding aspartate aminotransferase family protein codes for MENGKRFEDMLSRFVGNGPYLEIDGEKYIDAASGTFNLPLGYTNRRITEKLKQQIDRCTHLSSAYTHEMSQYILDKLVKHSPKGIDRIWLRDVSGSGAVECAIRIAQKATGRSGVISFFLAHHGQSLATAQISGNAFRIKDFHVNIDGSFKIPTPTSVMSELEPNTESNQYFDLEQFIQLGSNDNIACLIIEPIQGNGGNNVFPVDFYRKIRDICHKHDIIIIADEVQTGFGRTGTFFASTGYAKELEPDIIVFAKGAGGIGIPTGGVLMRSSLDVLESFEHSSTSGANPLSLTALNEIIDIIEEEQVLENVQRNETYLRDGLLALQHKYPEITGVRGVGYMFGFDTPSPEFAAQAIAIANSHHLIIRGSRYGKGRALKVRPPLICTQEHLNEILYKLDLTFADMTLNMLDTKEVA; via the coding sequence ATGGAAAATGGAAAACGGTTTGAAGATATGCTTTCTCGCTTTGTTGGAAACGGTCCTTATTTAGAAATTGATGGTGAAAAGTATATTGATGCAGCTTCGGGGACATTTAACCTTCCACTTGGGTACACTAATCGCAGAATAACTGAAAAATTAAAACAGCAGATCGACAGATGTACACATCTAAGTTCAGCTTATACCCATGAAATGTCACAATATATTTTGGATAAATTAGTTAAACATAGCCCTAAGGGCATTGATAGAATATGGTTACGTGATGTTTCCGGCTCTGGGGCGGTTGAATGCGCAATTCGTATCGCGCAAAAAGCAACAGGACGTTCAGGGGTTATCTCTTTCTTTCTGGCTCATCATGGTCAGTCTTTAGCTACAGCGCAAATTTCAGGTAATGCTTTTAGAATTAAAGACTTCCATGTCAACATTGATGGTTCTTTTAAAATTCCAACCCCTACTAGTGTCATGTCAGAGCTTGAACCGAATACAGAATCCAATCAATATTTTGACTTAGAACAATTTATTCAATTAGGGTCAAATGACAATATTGCCTGTCTTATCATTGAGCCTATTCAAGGAAATGGCGGAAATAACGTTTTCCCTGTTGATTTTTATCGTAAGATCAGAGACATCTGTCATAAACATGACATTATTATTATCGCAGATGAAGTACAGACCGGATTTGGCCGTACCGGGACATTTTTTGCTTCAACCGGTTACGCCAAAGAATTAGAACCCGATATTATTGTTTTCGCTAAAGGTGCTGGTGGCATAGGTATTCCTACTGGTGGTGTGCTGATGCGGAGTTCATTAGATGTATTAGAGTCATTCGAACATTCCAGTACATCAGGCGCTAACCCGCTTTCATTAACGGCGCTTAACGAAATTATCGATATTATTGAAGAGGAACAAGTTCTGGAGAATGTGCAACGCAATGAAACTTATTTGCGTGATGGCTTACTCGCACTACAGCATAAATATCCAGAAATCACTGGCGTTAGGGGCGTCGGTTATATGTTTGGCTTTGATACGCCATCACCCGAATTTGCGGCACAAGCGATTGCAATAGCGAATTCTCATCACTTGATCATCCGGGGTTCTCGTTATGGTAAAGGTCGTGCACTTAAAGTTCGTCCACCATTAATTTGTACTCAGGAACATTTAAACGAAATTCTGTATAAGCTTGATCTGACTTTTGCTGATATGACGTTAAATATGCTGGATACCAAGGAGGTAGCGTAA
- a CDS encoding IS630-like element ISPlu19 family transposase produces the protein MKIFITDEQKAELEHLHHTCRDKRECDRIKAVLLASEGWSSVMIAQALRLHEMTVNRHISDYLNQGKLKSDNGGSDSLLSQEQTDFLINHLSQHLFHHTHEIVAYVAQLWNITFSIPGMNKWLHRQGFSYKKPCGVPHKFDAEKQRQFIEYYENLKVTAKDEPILFLDAVHPTQGTKLGYGWMRKGEKKTVKTTGSRTRLNILGALNLNAIGRTVFQEYQTINDYNICCFFNEIRKSYPDYHQKIHLIVDGAGYNKAHLVKEWAYVSNIELHYLPPYSPNLNPIERLWKVMNEQVRNNRYFADKHEFRDNVFKFFTTTLPDIADSLMSRINDHFQVLKTAS, from the coding sequence ATGAAAATATTCATTACCGATGAACAAAAAGCCGAACTTGAACATCTCCATCACACCTGCCGTGATAAGAGGGAGTGTGATCGCATCAAAGCGGTCCTGCTGGCCTCTGAAGGCTGGAGTTCAGTGATGATCGCTCAGGCCCTGCGTCTTCATGAAATGACCGTTAACCGTCATATCAGCGATTACCTTAATCAAGGTAAACTTAAATCTGATAATGGGGGGTCTGATAGTTTGCTTTCTCAAGAACAAACTGATTTTTTAATCAATCACTTATCTCAACATCTTTTCCATCACACCCATGAAATCGTGGCCTATGTTGCTCAGCTCTGGAATATTACCTTTAGCATTCCCGGCATGAATAAATGGCTACACCGTCAGGGTTTTTCTTATAAAAAACCTTGTGGCGTCCCTCATAAATTCGACGCAGAAAAACAGCGACAATTTATTGAATATTATGAGAATCTTAAAGTCACAGCGAAAGACGAACCCATCCTTTTTCTTGATGCTGTTCACCCGACTCAAGGCACCAAACTCGGTTATGGCTGGATGCGAAAAGGCGAGAAAAAAACAGTAAAAACAACAGGAAGCCGGACTCGCCTGAATATATTGGGCGCGCTCAACCTGAATGCCATTGGTCGTACGGTGTTCCAGGAATATCAAACCATCAATGACTACAACATTTGCTGTTTTTTCAATGAAATAAGAAAGTCTTATCCTGACTATCATCAAAAAATTCATCTTATTGTGGATGGGGCGGGTTACAACAAAGCTCATCTTGTTAAGGAGTGGGCTTATGTTAGCAATATTGAGTTACATTACCTTCCTCCCTATAGCCCAAATTTAAACCCAATAGAGCGATTATGGAAGGTCATGAATGAACAGGTTCGAAATAACCGTTATTTTGCGGATAAACATGAATTTCGAGACAACGTCTTCAAATTTTTCACCACAACGCTACCGGATATAGCGGACTCGCTGATGTCTAGAATTAACGACCATTTTCAGGTGCTAAAAACTGCATCTTGA
- a CDS encoding carbohydrate binding domain-containing protein, whose product MNVQEILNNEDYSDSKKNSHKELVNGSFEEGYNGWRIPAPESVEILSENGVHFIRIQSVTGSGVIDQIIEGLEPNTKYKLTGTARVSSEWASSAYFGLQSRTEGPNTFAVNSTDFTTGSVELSTDQEGLLRVYLLKDQVGPRPDGETADFTGFILEQA is encoded by the coding sequence ATGAACGTACAAGAAATCCTGAATAATGAAGATTATTCTGATAGCAAGAAAAACTCTCATAAAGAACTGGTTAACGGCTCATTCGAAGAGGGATATAACGGCTGGAGAATCCCAGCTCCTGAGTCAGTAGAAATCTTATCTGAAAATGGCGTTCACTTTATCAGAATCCAAAGCGTTACCGGTTCTGGCGTCATTGATCAAATTATCGAAGGATTAGAACCTAACACTAAATATAAACTAACAGGTACAGCTCGCGTATCATCAGAATGGGCCTCATCAGCTTATTTTGGTTTACAGAGTCGCACCGAAGGCCCCAACACTTTTGCTGTAAACAGCACCGATTTTACAACCGGTTCGGTAGAATTAAGTACAGATCAAGAGGGACTTTTACGCGTTTATTTATTGAAAGACCAAGTTGGTCCTCGACCAGACGGAGAAACCGCTGACTTTACCGGTTTTATTTTAGAGCAAGCTTAA
- a CDS encoding HAD family hydrolase — MDRFNVIFDIDGVIVDSEQLHFDVLCDLAPDYTQHVQPQQLIGLSLEETLDYIGVPAQQQKEITAQIVSVYKSKLAKSYLRPGISRLILALQQHRIPFGFVSTAPREVCLANIGLLELSESPALISGDDVERTKPHPDPYLAMLKLKSMDVHQTLVIEDTDLGITAATQAGIPYVYAWPHALSVAEQYQQATRIIGALTDIPQFSKINFG, encoded by the coding sequence ATGGATAGATTTAATGTGATTTTTGATATCGATGGGGTCATTGTTGACAGTGAACAACTGCACTTTGATGTTCTTTGTGATTTGGCGCCCGACTATACACAGCATGTACAACCACAGCAACTTATTGGCCTGAGTTTGGAGGAAACGTTAGATTACATTGGGGTTCCAGCTCAGCAACAGAAAGAGATCACTGCTCAAATCGTCTCGGTGTACAAAAGTAAGCTGGCTAAAAGTTACCTTCGTCCAGGGATTTCCAGGTTGATATTGGCCTTACAACAGCACCGTATCCCTTTTGGCTTTGTCTCTACTGCGCCGCGGGAAGTCTGTTTGGCGAATATTGGATTGTTGGAATTGAGCGAAAGCCCGGCTTTAATCTCAGGTGACGATGTTGAGAGGACGAAACCTCATCCCGATCCCTATCTTGCTATGTTGAAATTGAAGTCTATGGATGTTCATCAGACATTAGTGATTGAAGATACCGATTTGGGAATTACAGCAGCAACGCAGGCAGGTATTCCCTACGTGTATGCTTGGCCTCATGCTTTATCGGTTGCGGAACAGTATCAACAGGCTACTCGTATTATTGGGGCGCTGACCGATATTCCACAATTTTCTAAAATTAATTTTGGGTAA
- a CDS encoding zinc-dependent alcohol dehydrogenase gives MKALKFNRVWDVQIQDVEPLRCAEPDDVVVDIAVCGVCGTDVGIITGSYPVAIPGTTLGHETTGVITQIGKSVTRFNVGDRVVINPTYSCGHCRMCQTGSPNHCEKKLGTEAGVSYDGAFAEQYLAKESSLIKLDDHVSMEEASLTEPLSCTLTGVDKLGITHTNIRAAVAGAGPMGMLYIWALHARGVKAFMVEKNESRIQFAKENLPPECELYTDFDEALIQKYGDKSALIDLCVDTTGQLTEYVFEHLAPGGKLLNVALKDKHANLDILKIADKSLSVIGSIDSLNNSFERAYTMIRDGVIPAGRLVSQVFDFNDYLQAFLTVGCDIANKSQKPLFTPNCKVLIRISDLK, from the coding sequence ATGAAAGCACTTAAATTTAATCGGGTGTGGGATGTGCAAATCCAGGATGTTGAACCGTTACGCTGTGCTGAGCCTGATGATGTTGTTGTTGATATTGCGGTGTGTGGCGTTTGTGGTACGGATGTCGGGATTATCACCGGATCTTATCCTGTTGCTATTCCGGGAACCACGCTGGGCCATGAAACAACGGGGGTTATTACGCAAATAGGGAAGAGTGTCACGCGTTTTAATGTGGGTGACCGTGTTGTCATCAATCCGACCTATTCTTGTGGGCATTGTCGGATGTGCCAGACAGGCAGTCCAAATCATTGTGAGAAAAAATTGGGAACCGAAGCAGGGGTTTCCTATGATGGGGCATTTGCTGAGCAATATCTGGCTAAAGAGAGTTCGCTGATAAAGCTGGATGATCATGTCAGTATGGAAGAGGCATCATTGACTGAGCCACTCAGTTGTACGCTGACCGGGGTTGATAAACTGGGCATTACTCATACTAATATTCGTGCAGCGGTAGCTGGCGCAGGCCCAATGGGGATGCTCTACATTTGGGCTTTACATGCCAGAGGCGTTAAGGCTTTCATGGTCGAGAAAAACGAAAGTCGAATTCAATTTGCCAAAGAAAATCTGCCACCAGAATGTGAGCTGTATACTGATTTTGATGAGGCGTTAATACAGAAATATGGCGATAAATCAGCGCTTATCGATCTCTGTGTGGATACGACCGGTCAATTAACCGAATACGTTTTTGAACATTTGGCACCTGGCGGAAAATTGTTGAATGTGGCGCTTAAAGATAAGCATGCCAATCTTGATATCTTGAAAATTGCTGATAAGAGCCTTTCAGTGATTGGTTCCATCGATTCTCTGAATAACAGTTTTGAACGTGCTTATACCATGATCCGTGATGGTGTTATTCCAGCCGGTCGTCTGGTTAGCCAGGTTTTTGATTTTAATGATTACTTGCAGGCTTTTCTCACTGTGGGTTGCGATATTGCTAACAAAAGCCAAAAACCACTTTTTACTCCGAACTGTAAAGTGCTGATCCGTATCTCCGATCTAAAATAA